tgtattcggttgcacaagtcatcggatcggttcccccaattactaaaaatttgttgcaccttttacaaggatcaattccccacttgtaatcggttgcacctcttactaggatcggttccccaatgaccaTATTAAAGTTGCTCCAATTACAACGtatcgaccataccatctcaggtgattacttaagatcggttttactaataaaattcataccaatacaaaagtcgggccttgtgaatagttttaccaagatacataaacaagtttatgagcggttatactaaacacatataTTGGTAATTCTCatagatatacaatgaataaccatactaataagcctagcgatttccctttcgattcacaaaagaagttcatgaatttacctCATTTAAACgattgtaaaacattgtttcctaagacgaaatcttcacccatacctatacataatcacaatagcattcaaatgattatatcGATGTCTCATATACGAAGTTTAGAGGataagcaataaacttcgtattATGTTTCttgatactatgtctaactagtgTATAATCATTCAAAcatcttcacagttatgttttcaatatgcacgacttgaaggatacattatggaatgaaacagttcaagtcaaatattactaacctcaagaggaaggatgtcgtcgtcgttgtagctccaaacttcttcacattcttcaagtattcacgtaatacttgtaggctcatatcctaatactttcaagctaacctatacaaagttgactctagtatataatcaagagactctttaaatgagttttggttcactaaaatataacaatcaaacttgacataccaacacttggtgggtccAACCGAGCTTAACACGAACAAAACAAATCTTTGCTTAAACCCAAAGATACAGTTGCCATAATCACCTGGAGACTATAAGCATATATCTTTATGTAACTATACATATAAACTAATCACTAAGATAATAACTTTGATACTCCAACCACTGATGGAGAAGCCGATATCACCAATTTAAGCTGCATAAGTTACGGGAAGGAAAATAGCATATGATATCACTTTTTCCCATGAAGTGATCTGTTGTATGTGAAAAAAAGACTAAGAAGAGTTTTATCATTGTCTTTGAAGCTCGACATCTTGAAAGCCTATGATCGTGTAAAGTGGTCTTTTTTGGAAAGTATTATGAAGAGGTTTGAATTTAGTGACAAGTTTTGCACTCTAATTCAGGAATGcattgatatttatgaaatacaAGTATTGCTTAATGGATCTCCTTGTAATCGTTTTATACCCATAAGAGGCATTAGACAGATGATAAGTGCCTTAAAGACCTTGATTAACAATTTATCAGTTATGTGGTTTATActattttcttttgaattatgcattttacgtttgttttgagtttttATATGTATGTTGGAGTCATTAACAGAAGAGAAATAAGAGCTTAATTCATTACTTTTTAACCTTGGAGTCGATGGACTTAAAGTCTAGAGGGATGAAAGGCTTCAAAGTATCGAGATTACAGAATTACTATAAAGACAGTCACGTCTTTTCCTAGGGGGATAACCCTGATGTTTCTCAGATCACTGCTAAATGAAGACTTATATTTTACTGAGGGAGCAACCACTCAGTATTATGGGCTTACGATTGCGGGAATGAAAAAGGGACTTTAAGTAGTTATTGGACTTCACCACCTTGGTAATGCACATGCTGATGTATAAGTAAATGAATTTAGGTTTATTCGGAAACCAATGTTCAATTATAAGCAGACCCAAGCTGTTGCTGCCGTAATCCATTGTTGTTGCGACCAGGTTGTCGTCGACTTAGCCATGTCTCTCGTGGATGTTCACTAAGGATCAAGAAATCCATTTATATCTAATAAGGAGGTGGGGTTCTTAAACAACCAAGAAGTTGAGAAAAATCCGTGATTAAAAGTGTAGATCGTAGGGGATCCGACTTAGATTAGATTTATCTAGTCAGAAAGTCAATTGATCGGAAAtaatcatttggtggtactcttcagtatcaGAATCTCATAGTTGTGAATCTGAATTTAAGTAACTGATTCAGATTGATCTttcccgacaaaggagtttattagattaaacataagagcctttgtccacaACTCAAGATATCTTTTATTAAAGGTTATTGAAGTGGTTACCAAACCGTTACGTTGTAATGAcccatccctccaccgatactgcccccacttagccactgcggtcatccgacAGTGTGGGGCTTTCAACGAGCATCGCTGCAGTAATCTAGCAGAAACTTCTCGGATGGTCACTCATcactggattactcccgcccaaCAAAGTTTTCTTTCAAATCTGGAACCAATTgtactgaaaaggcctcggtataatatAGAAGTTCCTTGCCTCTTGCGAGACCATTATCTAGATCAACGGCCTAGCATACTCTCCAATCCGAGCAGAAGCGACCtgtccctagttgtatcccaattAATAGCGATATTGTttccacttacccactgcggttatccagcagtgtgggatttttaacggcgCTACTACGGTCATCCAACAACGCTTCCCGAGAGATTACCCATCCCCTGACTACTCtcggccgagcacgcttaactgagaagtttttcccacaactcagtcaagtgaacccatcatgcctcggtgttaggaaaggacaaaccattacttatattccattcagcCAACCACTTCCAatatatcggggtattacaataccaccaccttaaattggagtcgtcctcgacACCGGAACATATTTTAAAGCCCAGATCTCCGAAGTTCCCTACCTCTCATGAGAAGCATCTGGACCAACCCCGTACAACGTGCATTCCCACCCTCGGAaggtgaaccgtcgtcggctctgataccaatgtaatgacccatccctctatcgatattgtccccacttagccactgcggtcatccaacAGTGTGGGGTTTTTAATGGGCATCGCTAcagtaatccagcagaaacttcacGGATGGTCACCATCCCTGGGTTACTCCCGCCCATAGCAGTGATTATGAGCTTTATTTTGGACATGGACTTCTTAGGTCTCTGGTTCGACCTTCTTGCAGCCCAGGCAACATGTTCCTTAGTTATGCTATTTATGTTGCTTGGAACAGATTGGGGTCTTACATTCATTtatttgctgtttggaatacgatcaaaaggagtctCAACTTGAGATAATGATTtctgtcttgagattcacgtgcgtgaccaaaaggtcgaagacgCGAAAATACTGGGGAAactaagtaactaagggtagtttacttggtctcaactatatgaagttggcttatgttctttgtataacgacttaattctgagaatattcaaaactggaccAGGTCCCCAGTTTTttatacatttgcggtttcctcggtaacaaaatcttgtgtgtgttatttaatttattttcgcattataattgtttattataagtaACTAAATAATATTATtgtacgttaatcctaatcacttgatattgatcatattAAATCGGTTTTAAACCGTAACTACgatcaagtgaatatcaagttaccgtattgttttgattttgtccatatacaatcacactTAGTATCATACTTATAGATTGAAATTAAAAGATTATGGTgaatttgggtaccctcgtcttttcaaaaaccTAAATGTAAATATTTCGAAAACTACTCTAAAATGACACAATGAGTTACAACAGGCTTCGAGATACCAAAAACCCAACTGTAATTGGTTTATAATCCGGTTTTGCCTAACTTTACCCAGTTACAATTAGGAGATCATCACCATCTAAAAGTGAATTGGTTTTATGGTTGGCTACGAAAGGAAAAACCTAATTGTAAACggttaaaaagtaaaaaaaagaaaatggttGGATGAATCATCatctccatcaagaggtatgtaAAATTTGGATTTTCTACCATATAAGAATGTCTCTACCTCAAATTTCTCATTAGGTTCACTCGATTTGTTGAGTggatcaaaatctagggttttcagtttttttaaatatttttcttctcttttttccttCTACTTTTCATCCCTCCAAAAACAGAATATTAATTCTAATTTTCTATCTCTTAACTATAAATCAAAATCATTAATATAATCCAGTACTATATTAGTCACTAATCAAATTgttaacactaattaaacaagGGTTGTTTAGCTATTACCAAAATATTTTGGATAAGGACCCGTTTTTTGCCATATCATTGAAACTCCTCTATTGAAATGTGAAACCGGCTGTATTaagtttcaaaaaataaataaatgtcaAATTAAAAACTAATATCAAATAATGCTATTCGAACTAAGTCTTCCATAGCTAAATCTAGAAAAGGGATGTGAAAAGCTAAGCTAGTTAAGCTTATGAGCGGGTTAATCTTAGCTCCATATCACTCCACTCAGATGGGATTAACAAATCAATGTCTATTCACCCAAGATATCAATACAtactttcattttttaattttatccATTTTTaggtcaaattgaaaaagtgaaagtatctcttttccaaaaatGGATGGAGTATATTTTACTATTATCCAAAATGCTATAAAGAATCGGCTAGATCGAAAATCTAGAATCTAACAAATTATTATGGGAAAACACTTAACGTTGACAAACACTTAACCAATAAAGTCCAGCCATCGGAAACGTTTTTGAAGGTCCTGCTCAACCCTACAACCTCCCACACCTACACAGGTGAGGGGATTGGTCCAAAAGAATCGTGCCGTTTTGACGTGGGTCAACTGCCCCTTGGCCCTCATGATAACTCGGCAATACTTGACTGGATGGCCCCATCCGGCAATATCCATAAGGAGGTGGATGCGTGCGATATTTTGAGTTAGAGATTTCAAAAGATTTTTTACTCTTTTGTTTGTCCGCGTCTCAAACCAACCCGACAGAGAAAGGGTTTTTCTCCTCCTCCTCcaattttttcttcagtttcaaaTTGACCCAGAATCAATTTCTTGATTCTTTGAAGATCGATTGCTTATTCAGGTCAGTATATTATTGCTTTCTCTTCCATTACTTGGATttaaaaatctcatttttttcaCACTTTCTAGGGTTTCTTTCAAGGTTCCTTGAATCTCATGTTATTGGGTATCATTGCCTCTCTCATATTTTGTTATCTTATAATGCTTTTCCCTGTTCCTAATTTTTATTCAATCAGGACGAGATTCTGATTcttaagttagggttttgaatttgtttttttttactgACGTTGTTGATGATATTGTATCATATAGGCATAAAATATTGAGCTCCCCCGTAAACTTATAACTCAGGAACTTGTTGATTTTTCAATCAAgataagattttttattttcttgtgttAGAATTTGTGTTTTTTTACTTTTTAAGTTGAAATATTGTTTTGaagttgaatttgtgtttttttgCTTTTTGTAGGAGCTGAATGCATTGAAGTGATAGTGTGTTCAAATTTTGGTCGTATTAGTTGAAGCAATGGAGATACAAACATCAGGAAAACCGATCGATTCATTGTTGGAGAAGGTTCTTTGTATGAACATCCTTTCTTCAGATTATTTTAAAGAGCTTTTTAGATTGAAGACTTACCATGAAGTTATCGATGAGATATATAATCAAGTTGATCATGTAGAGCCATGGATGACTGGGAATTGTAGGGGACCATCAACAGCATTTTGCCTTCTGTACAAGTTCTTCACAATGAAGCTTACTGTTAAACAAATGCACGGTCTCTTGAAACACCAAGATTCGCCTTATATTAGAGCTGTAAGTACACAATCATGCTCACCTGACTTccaattttcatgttttttcatttttacttCTCATCCTCGGACCACCACCTAACACATATTAGCGAATGCTTTGACATATTTGCAGGTTGGATTTCTGTACTTGCGATATGCTGCTGATCCAAAAACTTTATGGGGCTGGTTTGAGCCATATGTCACAGATGATGAGGTATCCATTTCTACATTGccctatctttttcttttttgatacatATTCTAGTTATATAAgctaattgattgacacttcaaCCTTGAAAAACATCTTAATATGTGCACTGGTATGCCCCATGACCAATTCTTCACCATAAACGGCTCATGTTTCTCGACCCATCATAATATTACGCTGTTGCATGTATCAGATGTTTATACTATTAGGGATACACACTTGCATTATCAGAGTGCTCTAGTTCATTACTCACAGAATGGGTCTCTATGGACCAGTTCCAGTGAATTGTTTCTTTGTTACTAAAAAGTAAAAAGTAAAAACACTTTCTTCTGTTTTTGAGCCTTTTATCTTAGTGACTGGAGTTGTTAGGACATGGGATTGGAGAACAACTTTAATTAGTTTTTGAGGCCAATAATGTTTATGACGTGATTGCCCAAAACATTGAAAGGTTTGGTATTTCAATGTCATTTTGATCTATGCTAGCCTAACATCTCGACCAAAACTAGTATTATAAGAGTTTCTAACTAAAATGTTGGTGAATCTGGTGGGCTTGATGTTGAATGGATTCAGTAGTGGTTATTAATGGAAAAAATGAGATAAATTTGGCCTAGATCACATTTAGGTGTTGACAACTTGGTTGTTTTGGTCCTTGTCAATCATGTCAATCAAGATAGGTGGTAAAAACTGTTGGCCCATTCCTGCATCTGTGTAAGTATAATATAAGCACACTCTCTTTGAGTTTGAGCTCTTAGAGGAAGTGCCTGTTACACTTGGACAACTTGGTTCTCTAAAAGCTCAAACTTGTGAAGAGAGTTGTCAATATCTTGTTGACCTATGAACCCATGCATAGGTTAATGCACTGAGAATAACAAAAAATGCACGAATACATAATCAATGTATCTCAGTGCATTTTTTTATTCCCAATGCATCAACCTATGTATTCGTGCAAAATAATataccaataagaaaaatagacTCTTTAAGTCGATTCTTCAAACAACATAAGGAGCAATGGGGATTGATAAATTCTCCAACTGCAGCTTACCTGCACTTTTTTTGTTTCTAGAGCCTTTCAAACATGATATATGAGGGGTTCTCTATCTCTATCCCACCATAAATCTCACATTAAGCACTTTGCGTGGTATTTAACCACAGTGAAACTGGTACAAGGACTTTCTGCTCGCTCTGTAGTTTTGTTGTGTTTATGTTATAATGAGCTTGTCACAATATATTGGGCCTAGTTCATGTTTTAATGATATTCATACATTTATGCCATTTGGAAGGTTCTTGAATGTTAgacttttcttttgtttgagtaTGTGAATTGTGCTTTAAAATCTTGACCCATAAGGGCCATAATGGTAGagtagtttaggatcaagaaagAACTCTTGAGGACTTTTTTATGCATTTTCTGTGAAGAAAATCAACTGGAAGTAACAGTCTTTGTTTCTCCATAGAACTGGTATGGTGCCAACATTGAAGTGATGTCAAGGTAATTTTGTAGTCCACTTCTCTTTTTTCACCTTCCTCCATATCTCTGTTTTGTACtttacttcacttcttttattaggACATACAGATCTTTCTGCTTGAATGTCCCGACTCCCAAGGATCATTAGGAGGTGTCATCTCTTTCGCTATGCCCCACTTGTCTCTGTTGAAGTTCTAGTTAAAGATTGTAAATTATTGTGATTCacttcataatttatttatttttttatatatttacttgAGTGTAACTATGCTAATCCCGTCTTAGAGTGTCACATCCATCAAAACTCTTGAGTGATGAGTTAGGTGTATATGTAAGTAATCTTTGCATGTTAAAGATGATGTTTATCATTCCATGTATAATGATGGCCTGTGCACTTGTGATTCAAGATCTTCTAAGAGCTGGGAACTGGGATTCTAGAATGTGTTGCTGATCAGTGATCTTGATCTCTTCTTTGACTGCTCATATTTTGGCCTTTGAGAACCAAATATCATAGAACCAACAGAGTGAGTACACATGACTCGTTAGCTTGCTAAGTAAAAGAAAAGTTTCCAGTTTTTCATCTGCTTCTATTCGTAATCGAGGGTTGTACTAGTCCTGATAGTGCTAGTGGAATTTCGGAGGAGACAAGGAAAACTAATGTGTTTTCTGTAGTAGTAGATTTTTGTTATGTTTGCAACGGTAGTTCGCCACTAATTTTTATTTGCTAGCGTTCTATCTTTTATCCGCTCTGCCCTTGTTTGCTGTCAAAGAGCTAATCTTATTAATCGTGTCACATTTTTGTTCACTAACTGAACTGTAAACCTTAACCATATGGGGAACAGTTAGCTGTAGTCTATATTTGTGGTATACTCGAGCTTGCTTATAATCTTATCTTGTTGACAttatttttcaggaattttctccTGGATCGAACGGCCGAATGACAACTATGGGTGTCTATGTACGTGATCTACTTCTTGGCCAGGTGTGTAAGTGTCTCCTCTGGATTCTTCCTTTTTTTGTACAAATTAGAGTCTCCACTATGTAGGTGTTTGGTACCAGTACCAACTCCTTCATTGTTTTTTCCACCATTTACATCTGATTAACTACATTTGGGTGTTAAACTTGATGTGTCCAGTCAATGAACTTATGTATTGGAGTAAGATGCTGACATATGGGGTATCCACCTAGATTTTGTTAAGAGCGGATAGCACATGACAACCTTGACAAAAAATGTTTCTATTTAGTTTTAGAGTTGCATCGGTAAAGTGGATTAACGTTTCAGGTTCTACACACCAAAATCTGATTTTAAAGCTGCTTAATGTCTCCTGTATCTGATTCTACGCTTCTCACTTTCTGCAGTACTACTTCGATACCCTGTTCCCGCGGACTCCTGTGCCAATAATGAGGCAGATTGTTTCTAACCTTGAGCGAATGAAACTCCCCACGAAACACGCTGGTGTTACTGGGGAAACCACCCGTCATGGATCGGATGACACTGCACGTCGACCACCTTCTGTGAAAGCTGCCCTTTCAGTCTCTTTCGGCCAACGTGCTCCTCACCGAGCTTCAACGAGAGATTCGTCACCAGTTCGCCGTACATTGCCACCACCTCAAGATAGAGACGAGGCACGAAAATCTCCCAGCAATTATAGAAGCCGGAGCCATGACTCTGATCGGGGTCGTTCTGACAAAGGCAGTGACCGAGATCGTTCCGACAGAGACAGAGATCGTTCTGACAGAGATAGAGACAGAGATCGTTCTGATAGAGATAGAGGTCGAGATCGAGACCATTCAGAAAGAGGGAGATCCCGAGATCGTGACCGTTATGACAGAGATAGGGAGCGAGACCGGGATGTTGACAGAGACAGGAGATACGACTATGAGCGACGTGGGAGTCAGAGCCGTAGAGAAGACGATAACAGGTCTTCTAGGTATGCAGAAAGAGAAAGTAGCAGCAGGCATCGGAGATCCGACTCACATGGCAGTAGAAGCAGAAGTAGAAGCAGAAGTAGAAGCAGAAGTCGGAGTTTGCAGGTTCCACCTAACAATCGCCATTCAGAATCTTCTCTAAAAGtagaagaaaataaggaaaaaaattcaGTTTCGAGCAATCTAGCCAAGTTGAGGGATTTATATGGAGATACAAGTGCTCAGAGAGGAAGTGAAAGTGGAACAGAACGGCGTGCAAA
This DNA window, taken from Papaver somniferum cultivar HN1 chromosome 3, ASM357369v1, whole genome shotgun sequence, encodes the following:
- the LOC113355567 gene encoding pre-mRNA splicing factor SR-like 1 isoform X2, producing MTGNCRGPSTAFCLLYKFFTMKLTVKQMHGLLKHQDSPYIRAVGFLYLRYAADPKTLWGWFEPYVTDDEEFSPGSNGRMTTMGVYVRDLLLGQYYFDTLFPRTPVPIMRQIVSNLERMKLPTKHAGVTGETTRHGSDDTARRPPSVKAALSVSFGQRAPHRASTRDSSPVRRTLPPPQDRDEARKSPSNYRSRSHDSDRGRSDKGSDRDRSDRDRDRSDRDRDRDRSDRDRGRDRDHSERGRSRDRDRYDRDRERDRDVDRDRRYDYERRGSQSRREDDNRSSRYAERESSSRHRRSDSHGSRSRSRSRSRSRSRSLQVPPNNRHSESSLKVEENKEKNSVSSNLAKLRDLYGDTSAQRGSESGTERRAKDSSNEEVFKLGGSTWR
- the LOC113355567 gene encoding pre-mRNA splicing factor SR-like 1 isoform X3, with the protein product MEIQTSGKPIDSLLEKVLCMNILSSDYFKELFRLKTYHEVIDEIYNQVDHVEPWMTGNCRGPSTAFCLLYKFFTMKLTVKQMHGLLKHQDSPYIRAVGFLYLRYAADPKTLWGWFEPYVTDDEEFSPGSNGRMTTMGVYVRDLLLGQVLLLRYPVPADSCANNEADCF
- the LOC113355567 gene encoding pre-mRNA splicing factor SR-like 1 isoform X1 encodes the protein MEIQTSGKPIDSLLEKVLCMNILSSDYFKELFRLKTYHEVIDEIYNQVDHVEPWMTGNCRGPSTAFCLLYKFFTMKLTVKQMHGLLKHQDSPYIRAVGFLYLRYAADPKTLWGWFEPYVTDDEEFSPGSNGRMTTMGVYVRDLLLGQYYFDTLFPRTPVPIMRQIVSNLERMKLPTKHAGVTGETTRHGSDDTARRPPSVKAALSVSFGQRAPHRASTRDSSPVRRTLPPPQDRDEARKSPSNYRSRSHDSDRGRSDKGSDRDRSDRDRDRSDRDRDRDRSDRDRGRDRDHSERGRSRDRDRYDRDRERDRDVDRDRRYDYERRGSQSRREDDNRSSRYAERESSSRHRRSDSHGSRSRSRSRSRSRSRSLQVPPNNRHSESSLKVEENKEKNSVSSNLAKLRDLYGDTSAQRGSESGTERRAKDSSNEEVFKLGGSTWR